Part of the bacterium genome, TCTCTTTTGTTTATTGCAGGATTTCAATTCGACGCTGTCGTTGTTTTTTAAAATATATTCGGCAAGCAGTGCCGTTAAAATTCCTTTGAAAAGCAGGATGATCGTTATAGGCCAGTCATCTGCTGATCCTTTTGTCTGTGTCAATGGCTCAAAGAAAAGTTACTAAAAAAAGAATGAGAGACAAACATTTTGTGGAAAAATTTTTAACAGCAGAGAACCTGGTCAGGCTGGAACTGGTTCCCTGAATCAGCCGCATGATTGCTGTTGACAAAAGAGGCATTTCTCTTTATATTACTTTACTTCTTTTTCGAACCGCCTCGATGGGTGCAACACGTTCTAACCTTAAAGGTATGAAGATGAAAAAGTTATCCGTCGTTGTTGTCCTTCTGGCCGGTTTAGGCTCCGCCGGAGCTGAGCAGTATCTGATCAATGGCGGCCAGGAATCGCAGATCAATTATCAGATGCAGCAGCAGGTTGCACCCGCTCCAGGTACGCAAAAGCTGATTCTCAGCTATGTGGTGCCGACGGCCTTTTCTTCTCCAACGTTCAATCAAAAGATTGTACAGTTTCGCATCGATTTCTCCCAGAATCCCAATGACCGGGAGGAGGATTACGATAAGCGCGGCAATAAGATCATCCGCATGATCTGGCACCGTCCGTCCGGATTGATCACCTGTAAAATTTCGCTGAGCGCACGCAACAGCACGGGTTTAAAACCGTTGAAAACCGCAGCGCCTTTTCCGCTGGCAAAGGTCCCAGATGAGGTGGCGCCTTATCTGGCGGCGAGCGCTCAAGTGGCTGCGGGGAACTATAACATTGTCGAAAAGGCGAGAGAGCTGACGGCGAATGCCAAGACCGAGGTGGAGGCGATTCGCCAGATCGTCGCTTGGGTTGTGGACCGCATGCAGTATGTGCTGGTGCCGGAGAGCTACGATGCGTTGTATTCCTTCCGCAGTGGACGGGGCAACTGCCAGAACTATTCGCACTTGACCGCGGCCTTGGCACGTGCAGTAGGCATTCCGGTGCGCATTGTCAACGGCGTTACGCTCAAACAGCCTTATGATGTGGATGTGGGTGACGGCATATTGACCTTGCGCATGGCTCAGGGCCGCCACTCCTGGATCGAGATATGGTTTCCGGATTTGGGATGGGTGCCGTTTGATCCGCAGCAGACCCAGCTCTTTGTCAGCAATCGATTCATTCGCGTTGAAGTGGGGTTGGATAACGAGGAGACCAGCAACGACGGATTGATCCGTTGGACGCAATCCAGCTCCGCCTCCAGTCC contains:
- a CDS encoding transglutaminase domain-containing protein, with product MKKLSVVVVLLAGLGSAGAEQYLINGGQESQINYQMQQQVAPAPGTQKLILSYVVPTAFSSPTFNQKIVQFRIDFSQNPNDREEDYDKRGNKIIRMIWHRPSGLITCKISLSARNSTGLKPLKTAAPFPLAKVPDEVAPYLAASAQVAAGNYNIVEKARELTANAKTEVEAIRQIVAWVVDRMQYVLVPESYDALYSFRSGRGNCQNYSHLTAALARAVGIPVRIVNGVTLKQPYDVDVGDGILTLRMAQGRHSWIEIWFPDLGWVPFDPQQTQLFVSNRFIRVEVGLDNEETSNDGLIRWTQSSSASSPPQFEESIDAEFTDDRVQLNAQRQDYGPLKLLFSPAVETVAALASAPVLPRPSVDPALRSPRSYGYRQDRVPSFTPRRYSEAEYTKPFVFGNLEFPRDIDFLAARGPAQQRDDGEMEMRKNFVVETAEYVTTQGQQYAQSFILDKSVKVDKVGLALHKFGGNGQMWVEIFRDDGDGKPETQLAASELLDLNQINFTTGYDWVDFDIRPASLTLAPGRYWIALGFTGSPIINWFFSYGKTVGPEDGTRYKTMFDETWSRSLSYEFNYRIQGMAAE